One Deltaproteobacteria bacterium DNA window includes the following coding sequences:
- a CDS encoding alpha/beta hydrolase, translated as MTSFFDFTPRLASRWIALAAVAAALAFATLAHAENWVGYYEIRQDGRLIGAERVDFDDAADGSYTVRTNGTLKQGEGKDETTFSNLSELRARAGGEFQDYQREVTVNKLPRKLAMQYDGTRFIAQVAVGKGAQEYKISAPSTSIVTDLGIYGHLQLLVRSAVRDARLGREIPILNPGELTKSTAVVDDRGPDSVKTAKGFFASRRFFVDMGTVGANVWTDTPGRMIRAEIPAIGVTVELQNFTGPRAAEAAPLRAKSERVDRADVSFPIKPKSGTDDTAMLHGVLRRPRGVAGRLPAVIFLSDTGPQSADGVDPVTKLDTRTGDLCDAIAEGGFAVMSWDDRGVDRSPGDVAQTTLDTQTADAKAAVRWLVARDDVDPARVALVGLGEGGNVAWRVASAESDVKAVVALAPAPVSMAKLAEEQARRRLSTAADFLPEDLDDHPVMIALKKARTTNEEFTVIGNRPTYLDLFRQWDRLDPAADLAAVKVPVLHVLMGRDEQVFPELSDAFAKKVGGRSNYTVKRFDALDHFLVRGRGTIGSYSDPDRRVDPEATAYIVRWLATSM; from the coding sequence ATGACCTCGTTTTTCGATTTTACGCCGCGCCTCGCGTCGCGATGGATCGCCCTCGCGGCGGTCGCGGCGGCGCTTGCGTTTGCGACGCTCGCCCACGCTGAGAACTGGGTCGGCTACTACGAGATCCGGCAGGACGGGCGCCTGATCGGCGCGGAGCGCGTGGACTTCGACGACGCGGCCGACGGATCGTACACCGTGCGCACCAACGGCACGCTCAAGCAGGGCGAGGGTAAGGACGAGACGACCTTCAGCAACCTCTCGGAGCTGCGCGCCCGCGCCGGTGGCGAGTTTCAGGACTACCAGCGCGAGGTGACCGTCAACAAGCTGCCGCGCAAGCTGGCGATGCAGTACGACGGTACCCGCTTCATCGCGCAGGTCGCCGTGGGCAAGGGCGCGCAGGAGTACAAAATCTCGGCGCCGTCCACGTCGATCGTCACGGATCTGGGGATTTACGGCCACCTGCAACTGCTGGTGCGTTCGGCGGTGCGCGACGCGCGCCTCGGCCGCGAGATCCCCATCCTCAACCCGGGCGAGCTGACGAAAAGCACGGCGGTCGTGGATGATCGCGGCCCCGACTCGGTGAAGACCGCGAAGGGCTTTTTCGCGTCGCGCAGGTTTTTCGTGGACATGGGCACGGTGGGCGCGAACGTGTGGACCGACACGCCGGGCCGCATGATCCGCGCCGAGATTCCGGCGATCGGCGTCACCGTCGAGTTGCAGAATTTCACCGGTCCGCGTGCCGCCGAAGCCGCGCCGTTGCGTGCGAAATCGGAACGCGTGGACCGCGCAGACGTGTCGTTTCCCATCAAGCCGAAGTCGGGAACGGACGACACCGCCATGTTGCACGGCGTACTGCGTCGCCCGCGCGGCGTGGCCGGGCGGCTGCCCGCGGTGATCTTTTTGTCCGACACCGGCCCGCAAAGCGCCGATGGCGTCGATCCCGTCACCAAGCTCGACACGCGCACGGGCGACCTGTGCGACGCGATCGCCGAGGGCGGATTCGCGGTGATGTCGTGGGACGATCGCGGCGTGGACCGCTCGCCCGGCGACGTCGCGCAGACCACCCTCGACACGCAGACCGCCGACGCCAAGGCCGCCGTGCGCTGGCTGGTCGCGCGAGACGACGTCGACCCCGCGCGCGTCGCGCTGGTGGGGCTTGGCGAGGGCGGCAACGTCGCATGGCGCGTGGCGTCCGCGGAATCCGACGTGAAAGCGGTTGTCGCGCTCGCCCCCGCGCCGGTGTCGATGGCGAAGCTCGCCGAGGAACAGGCCCGGCGGCGGCTCTCGACCGCGGCCGACTTTTTGCCCGAGGATCTGGACGATCATCCCGTGATGATCGCGCTGAAAAAAGCGCGCACGACGAATGAAGAATTCACGGTGATCGGCAACCGGCCGACTTATCTCGACCTCTTCCGCCAGTGGGATCGGCTCGACCCGGCGGCGGATCTCGCGGCGGTGAAGGTCCCGGTGCTGCACGTTCTGATGGGCCGCGACGAGCAGGTCTTCCCGGAACTATCCGACGCGTTCGCGAAAAAGGTCGGCGGGAGATCGAATTACACCGTCAAGCGCTTCGACGCCCTGGACCACTTTCTCGTGCGCGGGCGCGGAACGATCGGCTCGTATTCCGATCCCGATCGCCGCGTCGATCCCGAGGCGACGGCCTACATCGTGCGCTGGCTCGCCACGAGCATGTGA
- a CDS encoding HD domain-containing protein encodes MGIRQVPVNTLEDGMFCDSVYAVRRKQLATAKTGKPYLNLTLADRTGEIVARVFRNADYFSQLFSEGDFVYVQAKVQSYEGKLQLVIDALERIAPGEISAEDFLPAGRIAPEILKTHLRAILETIADDRIRRLCLMAMFETPEGEAFCRAPAAQNMHHAHLYGLLEHTVSVLLLLDMVSRHYTNVNRDVLLAGGLFHDFGKVYELEYARSFGYTDRGRLVPHLIIGVQLLGEWCARIPDFPAEAKLQIEHIILAHHGTREFGSPVIPATVEALIVHQVDDMDAKVWAMLNHIEKAGPDAQWTDRHGLLGTYLRRTSSAAADLYGFHLPGDAQPESAPVQTSLFGKK; translated from the coding sequence TTGGGCATCCGTCAGGTTCCCGTGAACACGCTCGAAGACGGCATGTTCTGCGACTCGGTTTACGCCGTGCGCCGCAAGCAGCTCGCCACCGCGAAGACCGGCAAGCCGTACCTGAATCTCACGCTCGCCGACCGCACCGGCGAGATCGTCGCGCGCGTGTTCCGCAACGCCGACTATTTTTCGCAGCTCTTCTCCGAGGGCGATTTCGTCTACGTGCAGGCCAAGGTGCAGTCGTACGAAGGCAAGCTGCAGCTCGTCATCGACGCGCTCGAGCGCATCGCCCCGGGCGAGATCAGCGCCGAGGACTTCCTGCCCGCGGGCCGCATCGCGCCCGAGATCCTGAAAACGCACCTGCGCGCGATTCTCGAGACGATCGCCGACGACCGCATCCGGCGCCTGTGCCTGATGGCGATGTTCGAAACGCCCGAGGGCGAGGCGTTTTGCCGCGCGCCCGCCGCGCAGAACATGCACCACGCGCACCTTTACGGCTTGCTGGAACACACCGTCTCGGTGCTGCTGCTGCTCGACATGGTGAGCCGCCACTACACAAACGTGAACCGCGACGTGCTGCTCGCGGGCGGGCTCTTCCACGATTTCGGCAAAGTGTACGAGCTCGAGTACGCGCGCTCGTTCGGCTACACCGATCGCGGGCGGCTGGTGCCGCACCTCATCATCGGCGTGCAGCTCCTCGGCGAGTGGTGCGCGCGCATCCCCGATTTTCCCGCCGAGGCGAAACTCCAGATCGAGCACATCATCCTCGCGCACCACGGCACCCGCGAGTTCGGCTCGCCGGTCATCCCGGCCACGGTCGAGGCGCTGATCGTCCATCAGGTCGACGATATGGACGCCAAGGTCTGGGCGATGCTGAACCACATCGAAAAGGCTGGACCCGACGCGCAGTGGACCGACCGCCACGGCCTACTCGGCACCTACCTGCGGCGCACATCGAGCGCCGCCGCGGATCTCTACGGCTTCCACCTGCCGGGTGATGCCCAGCCCGAATCCGCTCCCGTTCAAACGTCGCTGTTCGGGAAAAAATAG
- a CDS encoding HAD-IB family hydrolase, whose product MGVAIFDVDRTLLDGMAGYYFWKFLWQRRHLLPRGRWETVRSYILYRTKIRPESVMVEAGVTGLAGLAPAHVDAWAETCVEEAVWPKVYTEALEAIARHRAQGDFVVLASGSARAIVASLARRSGAHDIVSTEAEIDEHGVYRPVPRLPLCYAEGKTTLVEDLLAREGHAVADATFYTDNYPDLTLLERVAHPVAVNPDDALRTVAKSRGWPILRWHRAVGGEGTGTAWPLQTP is encoded by the coding sequence ATGGGCGTCGCGATCTTCGATGTCGATCGCACGCTCCTCGACGGCATGGCCGGCTACTATTTCTGGAAGTTTCTGTGGCAGCGCCGCCACCTGCTGCCGCGTGGCCGCTGGGAAACCGTCCGCAGCTACATCCTTTACCGCACGAAAATCCGCCCCGAATCGGTGATGGTCGAGGCCGGCGTCACCGGGCTCGCGGGGCTCGCGCCTGCACATGTCGATGCGTGGGCCGAGACGTGCGTGGAAGAGGCGGTGTGGCCAAAGGTGTATACCGAGGCGCTGGAAGCGATCGCCCGCCACCGCGCCCAAGGTGATTTTGTCGTGCTTGCGTCGGGATCCGCGCGGGCGATCGTGGCCTCGCTCGCCCGGCGCAGCGGCGCGCACGATATCGTCTCCACCGAGGCCGAGATCGACGAGCACGGAGTGTATCGCCCCGTCCCGCGCCTGCCGCTGTGCTACGCCGAGGGCAAGACGACGCTGGTCGAGGACCTGCTCGCCCGCGAGGGCCACGCCGTCGCGGACGCGACGTTCTACACCGACAACTACCCCGATCTGACGCTGCTGGAGCGCGTGGCGCACCCCGTCGCCGTCAACCCGGACGACGCGCTGCGCACAGTCGCCAAATCGCGCGGCTGGCCGATCCTGCGCTGGCATCGCGCCGTCGGCGGCGAGGGCACCGGCACCGCCTGGCCGCTGCAAACCCCCTGA
- a CDS encoding DUF488 domain-containing protein gives MNVDSHREDPVTIFTIGHSNHELPHFLDLLLAHHIRVLVDTRSSPWVQYSTHFNAEPLRRAALAAGVRYVYRGDELGGRPASRDFYDDDGRVRYDLIAKTDGFANALDEVVALARHEPTAIMCSEENPADCHRRLLIGRVARGRGHEIVHIRGDGARQTEDEFEERLRSEDPRRNQLDLFAGTEKQEWKSTRSVLPKPRPGDSSDGFATPEYDD, from the coding sequence ATGAACGTCGATTCGCATCGCGAAGATCCCGTGACGATCTTCACGATCGGCCACTCCAATCACGAGTTGCCGCATTTTCTCGATCTGCTGCTCGCGCACCACATTCGAGTTCTCGTGGACACGCGCTCGTCGCCCTGGGTTCAGTATTCCACGCACTTCAACGCCGAGCCGTTGCGCCGCGCCGCCCTGGCGGCGGGCGTGCGTTATGTGTATCGCGGCGACGAACTGGGAGGGCGACCGGCGAGTCGGGATTTCTACGATGACGACGGCCGGGTGCGATATGATCTGATCGCGAAAACGGACGGATTCGCGAACGCGCTCGACGAGGTGGTCGCTCTCGCGCGGCACGAGCCCACGGCGATCATGTGCTCCGAGGAGAACCCGGCGGACTGTCACCGCCGGCTGCTGATCGGTCGCGTGGCGCGCGGGCGGGGGCACGAAATCGTTCACATCCGGGGCGACGGCGCGCGGCAAACGGAAGACGAGTTCGAGGAGCGGCTGCGCTCCGAGGACCCTCGCCGCAACCAGCTCGACCTGTTCGCGGGCACGGAGAAACAGGAATGGAAATCCACACGATCGGTTTTACCAAAACCACGGCCCGGGGATTCTTCGGACGGCTTCGCAACGCCGGAATACGACGACTGA
- a CDS encoding DUF488 domain-containing protein has protein sequence MEIHTIGFTKTTARGFFGRLRNAGIRRLIDVRLHNTSQLAGFAKADDLAYFLEAILAIEYVHEPRLAPSDELLNGLKKAKSIGWREFERGFLRLMDERRAAETLDRNLFASRSALLCSEATAEHCHRRLVAEHLAARWPDEDIRIVHL, from the coding sequence ATGGAAATCCACACGATCGGTTTTACCAAAACCACGGCCCGGGGATTCTTCGGACGGCTTCGCAACGCCGGAATACGACGACTGATCGACGTGCGTCTGCACAACACGTCGCAGCTCGCGGGTTTCGCGAAAGCCGACGATCTGGCTTACTTTCTCGAGGCGATCCTGGCGATCGAGTACGTACACGAACCGCGGCTCGCGCCCAGCGACGAACTGCTGAACGGGTTGAAAAAGGCGAAGTCGATCGGCTGGAGAGAGTTCGAGCGGGGCTTTTTACGCCTGATGGACGAGCGCCGCGCCGCCGAAACGCTGGACCGGAACCTGTTCGCTTCGCGATCCGCGTTGCTGTGCAGCGAAGCGACGGCGGAGCATTGCCACCGCCGGCTCGTCGCCGAGCATCTCGCCGCGCGGTGGCCCGATGAGGATATCCGCATCGTGCATCTGTAA